From one Tachysurus fulvidraco isolate hzauxx_2018 unplaced genomic scaffold, HZAU_PFXX_2.0 HiC_scaffold_41_np12, whole genome shotgun sequence genomic stretch:
- the LOC113649841 gene encoding calpain-8-like isoform X1 has product MAPQKNKRRKLNVDGDLNNPQKFQDQDFLKLRQKCLNNKELFVDDKFPAARRAIGSGLLARTQVGKVVWKRPSELVDDPCLIVDGESRFDFSQGELGNCWFLAAIGAITFQKDIMDQVIPDSQSFDKDYAGIFHFRFYRHGKWVDVVIDDQLPTLSGQLIFVHCKTRNEFWPALLEKAYAKVCGSYAALNGGYISDGLHDFTGGVYRTFDLMEAPDNLWDLMEQAVKRRALIGCGTPQGPTAANTVLPNGIVQGHAYTVTGVTKVKSKGKVVKLVRLLNPWGKGEWKGDWSDNSRLWDDLSEKERESWLEIKNNGEFWMSMEDFCSCYDELDICCIGLEFLV; this is encoded by the exons ATGGCTCCTCAGAAGAATAAGCGCCGTAAGCTGAATGTGGACGGGGATCTTAACAATCCTCAGAAATTTCAGGATCAGGATTTTCTCAAACTTCGTCAGAAATGTCTGAACAATAAAGAGCTGTTTGTGGACGATAAGTTTCCTGCAGCTCGGCGTGCCATCGGCTCGGGCCTGCTGGCACGTACTCAAGTGGGTAAAGTGGTGTGGAAGAGACCATCG GAACTGGTGGATGATCCTTGTCTTATTGTAGATGGAGAGTCCAGGTTTGACTTCTCACAAGGAGAACTTG GAAACTGCTGGTTTTTGGCTGCAATAGGAGCCATTACATTCCAGAAGGACATCATGGACCAGGTCATTCCTGACAGTCAGTCGTTCGATAAGGATTACGCAGGAATATTTCATTTCAGG TTCTACAGACACGGGAAGTGGGTGGATGTTGTGATCGATGACCAGTTACCGACACTCAGTGGACAGCTGATCTTCGTCCACTGTAAAACCCGTAACGAGTTCTGGCCTGCGCTGCTGGAGAAAGCCTACGCCAA AGTGTGTGGTTCTTATGCAGCTTTAAACGGTGGGTACATATCTGATGGTCTGCATGATTTCACCGGCGGCGTCTACAGAACGTTCGACCTAATGGAAGCTCCTGATAATCTCTGGGATCTGATGGAGCAGGCAGTGAAACGTAGAGCTTTGATCGGGTGTGGTACACCTCAAGGG CCCACTGCAGCGAACACTGTGCTTCCCAACGGCATCGTGCAGGGACACGCGTACACCGTCACCGGAGTCACTAAG gtTAAGTCGAAGGGAAAGGTGGTGAAACTGGTGAGGCTGCTGAACCCCTGGGGAAAAGGAGAGTGGAAGGGAGACTGGAGTGATAA CTCGCGTCTGTGGGATGATTTGAGTGAGAAGGAGCGAGAATCCTGGCTGGAGATCAAGAACAACGGAGAGTTT
- the LOC113649841 gene encoding calpain-8-like isoform X2, translated as MAPQKNKRRKLNVDGDLNNPQKFQDQDFLKLRQKCLNNKELFVDDKFPAARRAIGSGLLARTQELVDDPCLIVDGESRFDFSQGELGNCWFLAAIGAITFQKDIMDQVIPDSQSFDKDYAGIFHFRFYRHGKWVDVVIDDQLPTLSGQLIFVHCKTRNEFWPALLEKAYAKVCGSYAALNGGYISDGLHDFTGGVYRTFDLMEAPDNLWDLMEQAVKRRALIGCGTPQGPTAANTVLPNGIVQGHAYTVTGVTKVKSKGKVVKLVRLLNPWGKGEWKGDWSDNSRLWDDLSEKERESWLEIKNNGEFWMSMEDFCSCYDELDICCIGLEFLV; from the exons ATGGCTCCTCAGAAGAATAAGCGCCGTAAGCTGAATGTGGACGGGGATCTTAACAATCCTCAGAAATTTCAGGATCAGGATTTTCTCAAACTTCGTCAGAAATGTCTGAACAATAAAGAGCTGTTTGTGGACGATAAGTTTCCTGCAGCTCGGCGTGCCATCGGCTCGGGCCTGCTGGCACGTACTCAA GAACTGGTGGATGATCCTTGTCTTATTGTAGATGGAGAGTCCAGGTTTGACTTCTCACAAGGAGAACTTG GAAACTGCTGGTTTTTGGCTGCAATAGGAGCCATTACATTCCAGAAGGACATCATGGACCAGGTCATTCCTGACAGTCAGTCGTTCGATAAGGATTACGCAGGAATATTTCATTTCAGG TTCTACAGACACGGGAAGTGGGTGGATGTTGTGATCGATGACCAGTTACCGACACTCAGTGGACAGCTGATCTTCGTCCACTGTAAAACCCGTAACGAGTTCTGGCCTGCGCTGCTGGAGAAAGCCTACGCCAA AGTGTGTGGTTCTTATGCAGCTTTAAACGGTGGGTACATATCTGATGGTCTGCATGATTTCACCGGCGGCGTCTACAGAACGTTCGACCTAATGGAAGCTCCTGATAATCTCTGGGATCTGATGGAGCAGGCAGTGAAACGTAGAGCTTTGATCGGGTGTGGTACACCTCAAGGG CCCACTGCAGCGAACACTGTGCTTCCCAACGGCATCGTGCAGGGACACGCGTACACCGTCACCGGAGTCACTAAG gtTAAGTCGAAGGGAAAGGTGGTGAAACTGGTGAGGCTGCTGAACCCCTGGGGAAAAGGAGAGTGGAAGGGAGACTGGAGTGATAA CTCGCGTCTGTGGGATGATTTGAGTGAGAAGGAGCGAGAATCCTGGCTGGAGATCAAGAACAACGGAGAGTTT